A segment of the Sporocytophaga myxococcoides genome:
TTTTCCCATTGCTTGGCTATCTTTTCATAGGCGGAATTCTTTTAATCGGAGAAACTTATTTTATTGAATTCTATCAACAGAAATCTGCTTTAGTTTCTCATTACTTCTATTCCATTTTTCCTCTTGCATTCTTCCTGGTCTATGTTGGAGTTTTTGAGGCTTATTCTCGAATACACATGCGAATAGCAATTCCGGCCTTTTTCAGGGAAGTCCTTCTGAGATTATTGCTCGCAGGCATTGTTATTGTTTATTATTTCAAATTAATAGACCTGGATGGATTAGTTTTTCTGCTCATCTCTACCTATGCCATTAATTTTATTCTTCTGTGTTTCTATATTAAATTTCTGGGAAGGTGGTATCTGAATGCAGGCTATCTGAGGGCTAAAGTTGGATTGATAAAGGAGATAATTTACTATGGACTGTTTATTTTTCTGGCTGGTGCATTTGGCTTAATTGCAACAAAAATTGACATAATCATTTTAAGTGCTTACACAGGGCTAAAATTAACAGGAGTGTATACCATTGCATTTTTTATGGGAACAATAATTGAAATCCCAAGAAGATCTTTAAGTCAGATTGTAAGCCCTTTAATTGGAGAGGCCTGGAGAAATAATGACTTTGTCAAGATTGATGAGTTATATAAAAAGACAAGTTTAAATCAGCTTATTTTAGGAGTTCTTTTATTGTTACTGATCTGGGGGAATATTAATGAACTATTTTTTATGATCCCAAATTCAGAAATTTATATTGCCGGGAAATATATAGTTTTGATTATTGCTATATCAAGACTATCAGATATGGTTACGGGAAGCAACGCAGAAATCATCCTGAATTCCCCATTTTATAAAATAAATTTCATAATAGTTATAATTTCCGGAGTTTTAACAATCGCTGCCAATTTTATTCTCATTCCTAAATATGATATGTATGGTGCGGCTTTTGCAACCTTTATCAGCTTTGGAATTATGAATTTTATTAAATCATATATTATTTACAAAAAGATAGGATTACATCCTTTTACAAAGGAAACCCTTCATATTATCCTAATTGGCGGTGGAATTTTCTTACTCCTGGAGTGCGTGCCCGAAATAGGTAATAATAATATTTATTGGGTTCTGTTTTCGATAGGTTTAAAATCCTTCCTGACTATAATGATTTTTATATTTCTTGTATATTATCTCAAATTTTCAGCTGAACTAAATAATATTATTGATATGATATTACAATTTATCAAAAGTAAACTTTCAAAAAGGTAAAGGGGGG
Coding sequences within it:
- a CDS encoding polysaccharide biosynthesis C-terminal domain-containing protein is translated as MGIVVRQGVKGTVVTYLGVLIGAINLLWIFPKFLKPEEIGLIRVLLDIGMVVAALSQVGAGNIADRFFSHFRDEEKFHHGFLVFLLLFPLLGYLFIGGILLIGETYFIEFYQQKSALVSHYFYSIFPLAFFLVYVGVFEAYSRIHMRIAIPAFFREVLLRLLLAGIVIVYYFKLIDLDGLVFLLISTYAINFILLCFYIKFLGRWYLNAGYLRAKVGLIKEIIYYGLFIFLAGAFGLIATKIDIIILSAYTGLKLTGVYTIAFFMGTIIEIPRRSLSQIVSPLIGEAWRNNDFVKIDELYKKTSLNQLILGVLLLLLIWGNINELFFMIPNSEIYIAGKYIVLIIAISRLSDMVTGSNAEIILNSPFYKINFIIVIISGVLTIAANFILIPKYDMYGAAFATFISFGIMNFIKSYIIYKKIGLHPFTKETLHIILIGGGIFLLLECVPEIGNNNIYWVLFSIGLKSFLTIMIFIFLVYYLKFSAELNNIIDMILQFIKSKLSKR